Part of the Plutella xylostella chromosome 22, ilPluXylo3.1, whole genome shotgun sequence genome is shown below.
tcctgtaccTTTGTACATGTCCCCTTAATTTCAGCCAGGCTAGCTCCCGAataaactggagcagcaagcctgggtgttgtaatagctgatataggcgctctgttggtccaagattagacaatcttgtttctgtagtggGTGGACAAGCTAACTAGTAGTAGACTGCAATCTACTTCTGATCCctgcaataaaatatatattatatacagggtgttgcaaaattggtatactaagccgaaacctacatgtgcagcatctaagcccgaaactgaaatcagaatttggaaattcgcgaaaaaatatatattttccatagtaaatagtcacgtgaccaacaaagttaaaaataataacctgtgtttcattgttttgttttgcagCTTTATTGATTTCAACAGAACCAGCAGTAACTGCGAGTACTTCAACAGCTGTACCTAAAAAGCGATACTCTGcaagaaatgaaaaaggtgattttttttccacaaaCTAGTGGTGATAATTGTAGTTTGGAATGTACTAAACAACAGACAGTACTAAAATccaacaatatatttttacattttcagtACCCATAGCAACAAGGAACTACTTGGAAAAGAAGATCCAGACATTACGATGCAAGAAGGATAGTTACGTGACCAGACTGAAAAAAGCTATGAAGCTTTCAGAAAACGAAACATTTaagaattttttaaataaattcacgTCGCTCGCAGCCATATTTACGATTATGCAGTTTCGAGAAATAAGCAAACCAAAAATGGGGAGGAGATTTTCAAGAAATGAGAAGATCATGGCACTCAGTCTGTATAAGCAGGGCCCAAAAGCATACAGATGGCtaagaaaaatattactattaatattaatattaatattaatatactgCCATCTCCTGTCACTTTAAGCAGACTGATTTCAGTTGTGGGATTAAGGCCagggataaataaaaaaatattcctacTATTGAAAAAGAGAGTAGAACGCATGTCAGAAAACGACAAATTATGCATGGTGTTGTTCGATGAAATTTCAATAACCCCACATTTCGAACTTAATAGAAAGAGGGATGAAATAACAGGATTTGTAAACAATGGCACAGAACGCAAGAGAAAAATTGCAGACCATGCACTTGTATTTATGTTGCgtggagtttttaaaaattataagcaGCCTCTTGCCTATAGTTTCTGTGCAGGagcaacacaaaaatatgatttgaagaatcaattaaaaaatataatcacaGAATTGCAGGAGTGTGGCCTGAAAGTTTTAGCAACAGTTTGTGATCAGGGAGCTACAAATAGTAGCATGATTAATGCGTTGATTGAAGATACACGAATAATGTATTTGCGGCAAGGCGAAGTATTAAAAAATGatatatttgaaataaatggacAACAAATAATCCCCCTATTTGACACACCTCATTTAATAAAGGGGATCCGTAACAATTTAATGACAAAAAATCTTAAATGTCAAATcgataataaaatcaaaatagcTAAATGGGatcatataattaaattacatcaAGAAAATCCGGCGTACAAAGGcatcaaacttataaaaaatctGACAGAAGCCCATGTTGATCCAAAAAAAGTTCGAAAAATGAAAGTGAAGATcccaagtagcaaaaatatgtgcaataaaggtaACGGCCACGTTCCTGTTTTGCTGATATGTGCTGTAAAAGTCCCGTAATTAGTCGAATAATGGTCACGGCAGCGCTGTCTCGACGCGAAAAGGGCACAAATTATACAGCAATTCAGTGCTATGAAAGTCGAGTGATTGTAACCAAGAAGCTTATATAGTAGGTTAAAAGTCGAGTAAAAGTAAACTGTACCCAATTTAGGGTTGTCATAGCAATTTTGTTGCAGCTTCTACACTAAGGGTGCAGTAACAGCGATGTGGTGCTCATTAATCGACTAATAAGTAGAATAATAGCTGTCGAGTTGCTACAACTCTTCATTTTTGTGGGATAAATGcaacaaaattactttttccCCACTATTTAGCTGAAT
Proteins encoded:
- the LOC125490299 gene encoding uncharacterized protein LOC125490299 produces the protein MASKHKCFIPGCDQNEKRETTSTLHRFPNPDKDAGRFRKWTNAIGGNLVMLDDNYIFKNARVCHQHFESKYHTWSSRLTIDAVPTLLLKVSTRKRPLSDINNFATDNTAPSTSEALLISTEPAVTASTSTAVPKKRYSARNEKVPIATRNYLEKKIQTLRCKKDSYVTRLKKAMKLSENETFKNFLNKFTSLAAIFTIMQFREISKPKMGRRFSRNEKIMALSLYKQGPKAYRWLRKILLLILILILIYCHLLSL